One window from the genome of Marinobacter sp. es.048 encodes:
- a CDS encoding ankyrin repeat domain-containing protein has product MAKGTGAFRFLLILLPLLAFLSACAAPNQPVALSPEALAEADALLISAAGNGEKRRVQLLLSAGADVNYRSGDGRTALDIARATNNRDLEMLLVQAGAQL; this is encoded by the coding sequence ATGGCCAAGGGAACCGGCGCCTTCCGTTTTTTGCTGATACTGCTTCCGCTTCTTGCCTTTCTGTCTGCCTGTGCTGCCCCAAACCAACCGGTTGCTCTGAGCCCCGAGGCCCTGGCCGAGGCGGATGCGCTTCTGATTTCCGCGGCCGGCAATGGTGAGAAAAGGCGAGTACAGTTGTTGCTCTCGGCCGGGGCCGATGTGAACTATCGGTCTGGGGACGGCCGGACCGCACTGGATATCGCCCGGGCCACCAACAACCGGGATCTGGAGATGCTGCTGGTTCAGGCGGGCGCCCAACTCTAG
- a CDS encoding enoyl-CoA hydratase/isomerase family protein: MSVEAQELACREGHIGVLTLNSPGTLNALSSQMIQQIQEILDRWANDERICIVVIQGAGERAFCAGGDIRELYDAILNPGDTEKPVGFFRREYRMDYNIHRFPKPVLGIAHGVVMGGGLGVFSGCRYRLVTPDVTLAMPEIAIGLFPDVGASWFLKRLPGRLGLFMGLTGARLNVSDTLRVGLADMAILPEDRDRLLDRLASERWTGQTAADDNRLFRLLNQIQTPDYRALPPSHLAKHEQRIARLSAGDELPEIVDQLLTAEVDCDWWHACMNTLRTGCPVSAWLVWTQLQKAQQMSLKDAFRMELAMVSECIRRPDLAEGIRALAIDKDRQPKWSYPSIADVPEDVVADHFTPEWDDETDPMGLE; this comes from the coding sequence ATGTCTGTAGAGGCCCAGGAACTTGCCTGCCGCGAAGGCCACATTGGTGTCCTGACGCTGAATTCCCCTGGCACGCTCAACGCCCTTTCCTCGCAAATGATTCAGCAGATCCAGGAGATCCTGGACCGGTGGGCCAATGATGAGCGGATCTGCATAGTGGTGATTCAGGGCGCCGGTGAGAGAGCCTTCTGCGCCGGCGGTGATATTCGCGAACTTTACGATGCCATTCTCAATCCGGGAGACACGGAGAAACCGGTAGGTTTTTTCAGGCGCGAATACCGTATGGATTACAACATCCATCGGTTCCCAAAGCCTGTATTGGGTATAGCCCATGGCGTCGTGATGGGTGGTGGTCTTGGGGTGTTTTCCGGCTGCCGGTATCGGCTGGTCACACCGGACGTCACCCTGGCCATGCCCGAGATCGCCATCGGTCTGTTTCCTGATGTAGGCGCCAGCTGGTTTCTGAAGAGGCTGCCCGGACGGCTCGGCCTGTTCATGGGGTTGACCGGTGCTCGTTTGAACGTGAGCGATACGCTGCGGGTTGGCCTTGCGGACATGGCCATTCTGCCAGAAGATCGGGACCGTCTGCTCGACCGCCTGGCGTCGGAACGCTGGACCGGACAGACCGCCGCCGACGACAACCGCCTTTTCCGTTTACTCAACCAGATCCAGACACCGGATTACCGGGCACTGCCGCCCAGCCATCTTGCAAAACACGAGCAGCGGATTGCCCGGCTGAGCGCCGGTGATGAACTGCCTGAAATCGTCGATCAGTTGCTCACGGCGGAGGTGGATTGCGACTGGTGGCATGCCTGTATGAACACACTGAGAACAGGATGCCCGGTGTCGGCCTGGCTGGTCTGGACCCAATTGCAGAAAGCCCAGCAAATGTCCCTGAAGGATGCCTTCCGTATGGAGCTGGCGATGGTTTCCGAATGCATTCGCCGTCCGGACCTGGCGGAGGGAATACGGGCCCTGGCCATCGACAAGGATCGCCAACCCAAGTGGAGTTACCCAAGTATTGCTGACGTGCCGGAGGACGTCGTTGCGGACCATTTCACCCCGGAGTGGGATGACGAAACCGATCCGATGGGACTGGAATAA
- a CDS encoding c-type cytochrome: MNLKHYAVAGICALAAAVPAAVSAADAEAGKAKAAVCAACHGQNGLAQIPTYPNLAGQNEQYLVSALKAYKNKQRSGGQAAIMQGQAAALSDTDIANLAAYYASLPADGGK, translated from the coding sequence ATGAATCTGAAACACTACGCTGTTGCGGGAATTTGTGCGCTTGCTGCTGCTGTTCCTGCTGCAGTTTCCGCCGCAGATGCTGAGGCTGGCAAGGCCAAGGCAGCTGTCTGTGCGGCGTGCCATGGTCAGAACGGCCTGGCGCAAATTCCGACTTACCCGAACCTTGCGGGCCAGAACGAGCAGTACCTTGTATCTGCTCTGAAGGCATACAAGAACAAGCAGCGCTCTGGTGGCCAAGCGGCCATTATGCAGGGTCAGGCCGCGGCGTTGAGTGACACCGATATTGCCAATCTGGCTGCCTATTATGCCAGTCTTCCCGCAGACGGCGGCAAGTAA
- the ppnN gene encoding nucleotide 5'-monophosphate nucleosidase PpnN, which translates to MQETTINALVSPEGSLEILSNHEVNRLKDRSEGGLYRLFRQCALAVLNTGVETDDCQALMESHADFDVRLVPQPRGLKLELINAPAHAFVDGQMLRAIREHLFSVLRDIIYSHSIPQSAAGFRRDDPEDLTNYVFHILRNARVLQAGRQPDLVVCWGGHSIGHDEYQYSKDVGHQLGLRALSICTGCGPGAMKGPMKGATIGHAKQRVKDGRYIGITEPGIIGAEAPNPIVNELVIMPDIEKRLEAFVRCGHGVIVFPGGVGTAEEILYLLGILLHPDNADLPFPVVFTGRQENAEYFEMIDKFIRNALGDEAASKYEIIIDDPVRVAQTMKKGMKEVETFRRAMQDAYYFNWMLKIDPVFQLPFEPNHDNMRALELHRDQPVHLIAANLRKAFSGIVAGNVKEGGIRQVQEKGPFEIAGDPRLIKPLEAMLEQFVTQNRMKLPGSSAYRPSYRIVSGAA; encoded by the coding sequence ATGCAGGAAACGACCATCAATGCTCTGGTCTCCCCCGAGGGCAGCCTTGAAATTCTCTCCAATCATGAGGTCAACCGCCTCAAGGACCGCAGCGAGGGAGGCCTGTATCGGCTGTTTCGCCAGTGTGCCCTGGCGGTTCTGAATACCGGGGTAGAAACAGACGACTGTCAGGCATTGATGGAATCCCATGCTGACTTTGACGTCCGCCTGGTTCCTCAGCCACGGGGTCTCAAACTCGAACTGATCAACGCGCCCGCACATGCGTTCGTTGATGGACAGATGCTTCGGGCGATCCGTGAGCATCTGTTCTCGGTTCTCAGGGATATCATCTACTCCCATTCTATCCCCCAGTCAGCCGCCGGCTTCCGGAGAGACGACCCGGAAGACCTGACCAACTATGTTTTCCACATCCTGCGCAATGCCCGGGTTCTTCAGGCCGGAAGACAACCGGATCTGGTGGTCTGCTGGGGTGGCCACTCAATCGGCCATGACGAATACCAGTACAGCAAGGATGTCGGTCATCAGTTGGGGCTGAGAGCCCTGAGCATCTGTACCGGATGTGGCCCGGGGGCGATGAAGGGGCCCATGAAAGGCGCCACCATTGGCCACGCCAAGCAGCGGGTCAAGGATGGCCGCTACATTGGCATCACCGAGCCGGGCATTATTGGCGCAGAGGCCCCGAACCCCATCGTCAATGAACTGGTGATCATGCCGGACATTGAGAAACGGCTGGAAGCCTTCGTCCGCTGTGGCCACGGGGTTATCGTGTTCCCCGGTGGTGTCGGCACTGCCGAGGAAATCCTCTACCTGCTGGGCATCCTGCTGCATCCAGACAATGCCGACTTGCCCTTCCCGGTGGTGTTCACTGGGCGGCAGGAGAACGCGGAATATTTCGAGATGATCGACAAGTTCATCCGGAACGCCCTTGGGGACGAAGCTGCAAGCAAATACGAGATCATCATCGACGATCCGGTGCGCGTGGCCCAGACCATGAAAAAGGGCATGAAGGAGGTGGAGACTTTCCGGCGGGCCATGCAGGATGCCTATTACTTCAACTGGATGCTGAAGATTGACCCGGTGTTCCAGTTACCTTTCGAACCCAATCACGACAATATGCGAGCGCTGGAACTGCACCGGGATCAGCCAGTACACCTGATTGCCGCGAATCTGCGCAAGGCATTCAGTGGCATAGTGGCAGGGAACGTCAAGGAAGGTGGTATACGGCAGGTTCAGGAGAAGGGGCCGTTCGAGATTGCTGGCGATCCAAGGCTGATCAAACCCCTCGAGGCCATGCTTGAGCAGTTTGTCACCCAGAACCGGATGAAGCTGCCTGGCTCTTCGGCCTACAGACCTAGTTATCGCATCGTCAGCGGAGCGGCCTGA
- the thiI gene encoding tRNA uracil 4-sulfurtransferase ThiI, with amino-acid sequence MKLLIRPAPEVAIKSKPVRRQQMRQLRQNIRKLLARLDPEIRVEGSWDRVDVGVPDGRGLSGPALETLLRIPGISTIQEIGAFPFVSLEDVADRAVEAFADRLNGKTFAVRARRHGEHNFRSIDLERTVGAALMQASEARGVDLKSPQVEVRIEVHGDQYHIAHRKHRGLGGYPLGSVENVLTLISGGYDSSVAAYLMMRRGLRSHFLFFNLGGTAHEVGVRQVVHYLWDRYGASHSAKFISVPFEGVVAEIMRSVSHRHWGVVLKRQMLMAAAEIARKNNAVGVVTGDAVAQVSSQTLSNLNVVDRASDEVVLRPLVSMDKESIIRIAREIGTEVYARNMPEYCGVISQKPATRAKLHRVEEDEAQMDTSVLASAIEAREETPINRLLETTVTPEEVELVQTPSMDDVIIDVRHPSEGEQSPLMLTNNEILQIPFYELNQQLRELPANRQYLLYCDRGTMSRMHAGHLKAEGHENVKVYVPAA; translated from the coding sequence ATGAAACTGCTTATTCGTCCCGCTCCGGAAGTTGCTATCAAGAGTAAACCCGTTCGTCGTCAGCAGATGCGCCAGCTACGTCAGAACATCCGAAAATTGCTGGCCCGACTGGATCCGGAGATTCGGGTCGAAGGCAGCTGGGACAGGGTGGATGTGGGGGTGCCTGATGGCCGCGGGCTGTCCGGGCCAGCCCTGGAGACACTTCTGCGTATACCGGGCATTTCCACGATTCAGGAAATCGGAGCGTTTCCGTTTGTCAGCCTCGAAGACGTCGCCGACAGAGCCGTTGAGGCTTTCGCTGACCGGTTGAATGGCAAGACCTTCGCAGTCAGGGCCCGTCGCCACGGTGAGCACAACTTCCGCTCGATTGATCTGGAGCGGACGGTGGGCGCCGCCCTGATGCAGGCATCGGAGGCCCGGGGTGTTGATCTGAAATCGCCTCAGGTTGAAGTGCGGATTGAGGTCCATGGCGATCAGTACCACATCGCCCACCGCAAGCACCGGGGGTTGGGCGGCTATCCGCTGGGCAGTGTCGAAAACGTGCTGACTCTGATATCCGGAGGGTACGATTCTTCTGTGGCCGCCTACCTGATGATGCGTCGGGGGTTGCGCAGTCACTTCCTGTTTTTCAATCTCGGTGGCACGGCCCATGAAGTCGGTGTGCGCCAGGTGGTGCATTACCTGTGGGATCGCTATGGTGCCTCCCACAGTGCCAAGTTTATCTCGGTACCCTTCGAGGGCGTGGTTGCCGAAATCATGCGTTCGGTGAGCCACCGTCACTGGGGTGTGGTGTTGAAACGCCAGATGCTTATGGCGGCCGCCGAGATTGCCCGCAAAAACAACGCGGTGGGAGTGGTGACCGGCGACGCGGTGGCCCAGGTGTCGAGTCAGACTCTGAGCAACCTCAACGTGGTGGATCGGGCCAGTGACGAAGTGGTTCTGCGTCCGTTGGTGTCCATGGACAAGGAATCCATTATCCGAATCGCCCGTGAAATTGGTACTGAAGTCTATGCCCGTAATATGCCCGAGTACTGTGGCGTAATCTCCCAGAAACCGGCGACCCGCGCCAAGCTCCATCGCGTGGAGGAAGACGAAGCCCAAATGGACACGTCAGTGCTTGCCAGCGCGATTGAGGCCCGGGAAGAAACGCCGATAAACCGGTTGCTGGAAACGACCGTGACGCCTGAGGAAGTGGAGCTGGTGCAGACGCCATCAATGGACGACGTGATCATCGACGTGCGTCACCCATCGGAAGGCGAGCAGTCACCGCTGATGTTGACCAACAACGAGATCCTGCAGATCCCCTTCTACGAGCTGAACCAGCAGCTACGAGAACTGCCGGCGAACCGGCAGTACCTGTTGTATTGCGATCGCGGCACCATGAGCCGCATGCACGCCGGGCATCTGAAGGCCGAAGGGCACGAAAACGTGAAGGTTTACGTGCCCGCAGCCTGA
- a CDS encoding histone deacetylase family protein, which produces MKAFFHPAQDEHIPQTYFTRGQMRQPQEIPARTGEMLGGLREMGISVLQPADQGAGPISKVHDLGYLRFLESAHRRWKAMDDWGEEVISNIFVRSPNHLTGILAEAARYQADGSCPIGEHTWHAAYWSAQSALGAADALIAGDRTSYAVCRPPGHHARRDAAGGFCYLNNAAIAAEHMKARFPRIVILDTDMHHGQGIQEIFYDRSDVLYISIHGDTTNFYPVVSGFENERGEGEGFGYNINMPMPHGSTEDDFFAKLDEALAAIKLFQPDALILALGFDIYKNDPQAKVSVSSEGFCKLSTHVRQLGLPTLVVQEGGYDLEALSENVQQFFKGLAG; this is translated from the coding sequence ATGAAGGCATTTTTCCATCCTGCACAGGATGAGCATATTCCACAGACGTACTTTACCCGGGGACAGATGCGCCAGCCCCAGGAGATCCCTGCTCGGACCGGGGAAATGCTGGGCGGACTGAGAGAAATGGGCATCTCCGTGCTACAGCCCGCAGACCAGGGTGCGGGGCCGATCTCAAAGGTTCACGATCTGGGCTACCTGCGCTTTCTGGAATCCGCTCATCGGCGCTGGAAAGCAATGGATGACTGGGGCGAGGAGGTTATTTCGAATATCTTTGTGCGTTCCCCGAACCACCTGACTGGCATCCTGGCCGAGGCGGCCCGCTATCAGGCCGATGGCAGTTGCCCGATTGGCGAGCATACCTGGCATGCCGCCTACTGGTCTGCCCAGAGCGCGCTGGGTGCCGCCGACGCTCTGATTGCCGGCGACCGCACTTCCTACGCCGTCTGTCGCCCGCCGGGGCACCATGCCCGCCGGGATGCCGCGGGCGGTTTCTGCTACCTGAACAACGCCGCGATTGCTGCCGAGCACATGAAAGCCCGGTTTCCGAGAATCGTGATCCTGGACACCGACATGCACCATGGCCAGGGCATTCAGGAAATTTTCTACGATCGCAGCGACGTGCTGTACATCTCCATCCACGGCGACACCACCAACTTCTACCCGGTGGTCTCCGGTTTTGAAAACGAGCGTGGCGAAGGGGAAGGTTTTGGCTACAACATCAATATGCCGATGCCCCACGGCTCAACCGAGGATGATTTCTTCGCGAAACTGGATGAGGCCCTGGCGGCGATCAAGCTGTTCCAGCCGGATGCCCTGATCCTCGCCCTGGGTTTCGACATCTACAAGAACGACCCTCAGGCCAAGGTGTCAGTTTCCTCCGAAGGTTTCTGCAAGCTCAGCACCCACGTGCGTCAGCTGGGGCTGCCGACGCTGGTAGTGCAGGAAGGCGGTTATGACCTGGAGGCTCTGAGCGAGAACGTCCAGCAGTTCTTCAAAGGTCTGGCAGGCTGA